In a single window of the Streptomyces sp. NBC_00094 genome:
- a CDS encoding DUF58 domain-containing protein translates to MALTGRTALIAALGSLPVGILAPSWTGMLAVNAPLSLAILCDYALAAPVRTLQFTRSGDTSVRLGDAAEVQLTITNSSRRRLRAQLRDAWPPSSWLPGTEQAASRHSLTVPAGERRRLTTSLRPTRRGDRRAQRITVRSYGPLGLAARQGNHEVPWTVRVLPPFTSRKHLPSRLARLRELDGRTSVLTRGEGTEFDSLREYVPGDDTRSIDWRATARQSAVAVRTWRPERDRHILIVLDTGRTSAGRVGDVPRLDAAMDAALLLTALASRAGDRVDLLAYDRRLRAQVQGRTAGDVLPAVVDALAPLEPELVETDARGLAATALSRAPRRSLIVLLTALDAAPIEEGLLPVLPQLTQRHTVLVASVADPRTSAMAATRGTLEGVYEAAAATQTQSQRARTADQLRRHGVTVVDATPDALAPALADAYLALKAAGRL, encoded by the coding sequence ATGGCCCTCACCGGACGAACCGCGCTGATCGCGGCCCTCGGATCGCTCCCCGTCGGCATCCTCGCCCCCAGCTGGACGGGGATGCTCGCGGTGAACGCGCCTCTCTCACTAGCAATCCTGTGCGACTACGCCCTGGCCGCGCCAGTACGAACGCTCCAGTTCACCCGAAGTGGTGATACATCCGTTCGACTCGGTGACGCGGCAGAAGTCCAGCTCACCATCACGAACTCGTCCCGCCGCCGCCTCCGCGCCCAGCTCCGCGACGCCTGGCCGCCCAGCAGCTGGCTTCCCGGCACCGAACAGGCCGCGTCCCGCCACAGCCTCACGGTCCCCGCCGGCGAACGCCGCCGCCTCACCACAAGCCTGCGCCCGACCCGTCGCGGCGACCGCCGGGCCCAGCGGATCACCGTCCGCTCGTACGGCCCCCTCGGCCTCGCCGCCCGCCAGGGCAACCACGAAGTCCCCTGGACGGTCCGTGTCCTGCCGCCCTTCACGAGCCGCAAGCACCTGCCGTCCCGCCTGGCCCGCCTCCGCGAACTCGACGGCCGTACCAGCGTGCTGACTCGCGGCGAGGGCACCGAGTTCGACAGCCTCCGCGAGTACGTCCCCGGCGACGACACCCGCTCGATCGACTGGCGCGCCACCGCCCGCCAGTCCGCGGTGGCCGTCCGAACCTGGCGCCCCGAACGAGACCGCCACATCCTCATCGTCCTCGACACCGGCCGTACCTCGGCCGGCCGCGTCGGCGACGTCCCCCGCCTGGACGCCGCGATGGACGCCGCTCTTCTCCTCACCGCGCTCGCCTCCCGCGCCGGCGACCGCGTCGACCTCCTGGCCTACGACCGCCGTCTCCGCGCCCAAGTCCAGGGCCGCACGGCCGGTGACGTCCTGCCCGCCGTGGTCGACGCCCTCGCCCCACTCGAACCGGAACTGGTGGAGACCGACGCCCGCGGCCTCGCGGCGACGGCTCTCTCCCGCGCCCCACGCCGCTCGCTCATCGTCCTTCTGACGGCCCTCGACGCGGCCCCGATCGAGGAGGGCCTTCTCCCGGTCCTGCCACAGCTCACCCAGCGCCACACGGTCCTGGTGGCCTCCGTCGCGGATCCTCGGACCAGCGCCATGGCAGCCACCCGAGGAACGCTCGAAGGCGTCTACGAGGCGGCCGCGGCCACCCAGACCCAATCCCAGCGCGCCCGTACCGCGGACCAGCTACGCCGTCACGGCGTCACCGTCGTCGACGCCACCCCCGACGCCCTCGCCCCCGCCCTGGCGGACGCCTATCTCGCCCTGAAAGCAGCCGGCCGCCTCTGA
- the manA gene encoding mannose-6-phosphate isomerase, class I produces MDRLVNTVRPYAWGSTTAIPELLGTAPTGEPQAELWMGAHPGAPSRTDRGPLNELIAADPVRELGERAVTTFGPRLPFLFKVLAAGAPLSLQVHPDLAQARAGFAAEEAAGIPIDAPQRTYKDANHKPELICALTPFEGLCGFRVPAESADLIAALGVDSLKPYVDLLHAHPEEAALREVLTALLTADPTEMAHTVAEAAAAADRLGGAHAPFASLAHHYPSDPGVIAAMLLNHVVLQPGEALYLGAGVPHAYVDGMGVEIMANSDNVLRCGLTPKHVDVPELLRVVRFEPNDAGVLRPEASPSGEEVYDTPIDEFRLSRFVRAEGAAPTDVTTPAPQILLAVSGRPKAGEITLAPGESVFVPAGESTELSGTGTVFRATVVA; encoded by the coding sequence ATGGACCGCCTCGTCAACACCGTCCGCCCCTACGCCTGGGGATCCACGACGGCCATCCCGGAGCTCCTCGGCACCGCCCCGACCGGTGAGCCCCAGGCCGAGCTGTGGATGGGCGCCCACCCCGGCGCCCCCTCCCGCACCGACCGCGGCCCGCTCAACGAGCTCATCGCCGCCGACCCCGTACGCGAACTGGGGGAGCGGGCCGTCACCACCTTCGGCCCCCGCCTCCCCTTCCTCTTCAAGGTGCTCGCCGCCGGCGCCCCGCTCTCCCTCCAGGTCCACCCCGACCTGGCCCAGGCCCGCGCGGGCTTCGCCGCGGAGGAAGCGGCGGGCATCCCCATCGACGCCCCGCAGCGCACCTACAAGGACGCGAACCACAAGCCCGAACTGATCTGCGCCCTCACGCCCTTCGAGGGACTGTGCGGCTTCCGCGTGCCCGCCGAGTCCGCCGACCTCATCGCCGCGCTGGGCGTCGACTCCCTCAAGCCGTACGTGGACCTGCTCCACGCCCACCCCGAAGAGGCCGCTCTCCGCGAGGTCCTGACGGCCCTGCTCACCGCCGATCCCACGGAGATGGCCCACACCGTCGCCGAGGCCGCGGCCGCCGCCGACCGCCTCGGCGGTGCCCACGCCCCGTTCGCGAGCCTCGCCCACCACTACCCGAGCGACCCCGGCGTCATCGCCGCCATGCTCCTCAACCACGTCGTCCTCCAGCCGGGGGAGGCGCTCTACCTGGGGGCCGGCGTCCCGCACGCCTACGTCGACGGCATGGGCGTCGAGATCATGGCCAACTCCGACAACGTGCTGCGCTGCGGCCTCACCCCCAAGCACGTCGACGTCCCCGAACTCCTGCGCGTCGTCCGCTTCGAACCGAACGACGCCGGCGTCCTGCGTCCCGAGGCGTCCCCGTCGGGGGAGGAGGTCTACGACACCCCGATCGACGAGTTCCGCCTCTCCCGCTTCGTACGGGCGGAGGGCGCCGCCCCGACCGACGTCACCACCCCCGCCCCGCAGATCCTGCTCGCCGTCTCGGGCCGCCCGAAGGCGGGCGAGATCACCCTCGCCCCCGGTGAGTCCGTCTTCGTCCCGGCGGGCGAGAGCACCGAACTCTCCGGTACGGGTACGGTCTTTCGCGCGACCGTCGTGGCCTGA
- a CDS encoding Trm112 family protein codes for MPLEAGLLEILACPACHAPLNDRTADETPELVCTGTDCGLAYPVRDGIPVLLTDEARRPA; via the coding sequence ATGCCGCTCGAAGCCGGCCTCCTGGAGATCCTGGCCTGCCCCGCGTGCCACGCTCCGCTGAACGACCGCACGGCGGACGAGACCCCCGAACTGGTCTGCACGGGCACCGACTGCGGCCTCGCCTACCCCGTCCGCGACGGCATCCCGGTCCTCCTCACCGACGAGGCCCGCCGCCCGGCCTGA
- a CDS encoding phosphomannomutase/phosphoglucomutase: MTADLSQIVKAYDVRGVVPDQWDEELAELFGAAFVRVTDADAIVVGHDMRPSSPGLSAAFARGAARLGADVTLIGLCSTDQLYFASGSFGLPGAMFTASHNPAQYNGIKMCRAGAAPVGQDTGLADIRTLVEQWSEQGAPEAAATPGTVTERETLDDYAAHLKGLVDLSGIRSLKVVVDAGNGMGGHTVPTVFDGLPLDTVPMYFELDGTFPNHEANPLDPKNIVDLQARVLAEGADLGLAFDGDADRCFVVDERGEPVSPSAITALVAARELAKNPGGTIIHNLITSWSVPEVVRENGGAPVRTRVGHSFIKEEMAKTGAIFGGEHSAHYYFKDFWNADTGMLAALHVLAALGGQEGPLSGLVSAYDRYASSGEINSTVADQTASTAKVRAVYADQDDTTLDTLDGLTVTSTDWWFNLRASNTEPLLRLNVEARDEATMAKIRDEVLDLVRATG, encoded by the coding sequence GTGACTGCCGATCTGTCGCAGATCGTGAAGGCGTACGACGTCCGCGGAGTGGTACCGGACCAGTGGGACGAGGAGCTCGCCGAGCTCTTCGGCGCCGCCTTCGTACGGGTGACGGACGCGGACGCGATCGTCGTGGGCCACGACATGCGGCCCTCGTCGCCCGGCCTCTCGGCCGCCTTCGCGCGTGGCGCCGCCCGCCTCGGGGCCGACGTCACCCTCATCGGGCTCTGCTCCACGGACCAGCTGTACTTCGCCTCGGGCAGCTTCGGCCTGCCGGGCGCGATGTTCACCGCGTCCCACAACCCGGCCCAGTACAACGGCATCAAGATGTGCCGCGCGGGCGCCGCCCCGGTCGGCCAGGACACCGGTCTCGCGGACATCCGCACGCTCGTCGAGCAGTGGTCGGAACAGGGCGCCCCCGAAGCGGCGGCCACCCCCGGCACCGTCACCGAGCGCGAGACCCTCGACGACTACGCGGCCCACCTCAAGGGCCTGGTCGACCTCTCGGGCATCCGCTCGCTGAAGGTCGTCGTGGACGCGGGCAACGGCATGGGCGGCCACACGGTCCCCACGGTCTTCGACGGCCTGCCGCTCGACACCGTCCCCATGTACTTCGAGCTCGACGGCACGTTCCCGAACCACGAGGCCAACCCGCTCGACCCGAAGAACATCGTCGACCTCCAGGCCCGGGTCCTCGCCGAGGGCGCCGACCTCGGCCTCGCCTTCGACGGCGACGCCGACCGCTGCTTCGTCGTCGACGAGCGCGGCGAGCCGGTCTCCCCCTCCGCGATCACGGCCCTCGTCGCCGCCCGCGAACTGGCGAAGAACCCCGGCGGAACGATCATCCACAACCTGATCACCTCCTGGTCCGTGCCGGAGGTCGTCCGCGAGAACGGCGGCGCCCCCGTCCGTACCCGCGTCGGCCACTCCTTCATCAAGGAGGAGATGGCCAAGACCGGCGCCATCTTCGGCGGCGAGCACTCGGCGCACTACTACTTCAAGGACTTCTGGAACGCGGACACGGGCATGCTCGCCGCGCTCCACGTCCTGGCGGCCCTCGGCGGCCAGGAGGGACCCCTCTCCGGCCTCGTCTCCGCCTACGACCGCTACGCCTCCTCGGGCGAGATCAACTCCACGGTCGCCGACCAGACGGCCAGCACGGCGAAGGTCAGGGCGGTGTACGCCGACCAGGACGACACCACCCTCGACACCCTGGACGGCCTCACCGTCACCAGCACCGACTGGTGGTTCAACCTCCGCGCCTCGAACACCGAGCCGCTGCTCCGCCTCAACGTCGAGGCCCGCGACGAGGCCACCATGGCCAAGATCCGCGACGAGGTCCTCGACCTGGTCCGCGCGACCGGCTGA
- a CDS encoding SIS domain-containing protein, which yields MLDETLLDAPDALALADRRGLLRGAAEAGARVRTAARHASEAGIADLHPEGRPRAVLVAGPGTAAVGVADLIGALAGAAAPVVRLQATGVAPAAGALRWALPGWAGSVDLLLLPTTDGSEPGLALLAEQAYRRGITVVAVAPKASPLAEAVGGSHGLFVPLATAPNESPDEYAESLAASPGELWALFTPLLALLDRVGLIDAPPEALEKVADRLDRTAERCGPAIATYSNPAKTLAAELADSLPLIWTEGNAAGAAGRRFATVLAELAGLPALAAELPEALPAHGVLLAGDFAAGADPDDFFRDRVEEQQALRARVVLLRDRPAGGLTAAPAARELALSHETAISELEPEEGGDLETLAELLAVTDFAAVYLALATPGHPDHSH from the coding sequence ATGCTCGACGAGACCCTCCTCGACGCACCGGACGCCCTCGCCCTGGCCGACCGCCGCGGCCTCCTCCGCGGCGCCGCCGAAGCCGGCGCCCGGGTACGGACCGCCGCACGCCACGCCAGCGAGGCCGGCATCGCGGACCTCCACCCGGAGGGCCGCCCCCGCGCCGTCCTCGTCGCCGGCCCCGGCACCGCCGCGGTCGGCGTCGCGGACCTGATCGGCGCCCTCGCAGGCGCCGCCGCCCCCGTCGTACGGCTCCAGGCGACCGGCGTCGCCCCCGCCGCGGGCGCCCTGCGCTGGGCCCTGCCCGGCTGGGCCGGCTCGGTGGACCTGCTCCTGCTGCCCACCACCGACGGCTCGGAACCCGGCCTCGCGCTCCTCGCCGAGCAGGCGTACCGCCGCGGCATCACGGTCGTGGCCGTCGCCCCCAAGGCCTCCCCGCTCGCCGAGGCGGTGGGCGGCTCGCACGGACTGTTCGTCCCGCTGGCCACCGCCCCGAACGAGTCGCCCGACGAGTACGCGGAGAGCCTCGCGGCGAGCCCCGGCGAACTGTGGGCCCTGTTCACCCCGCTCCTTGCCCTCCTCGACCGGGTCGGCCTGATCGACGCGCCGCCGGAGGCCCTGGAGAAGGTCGCCGACCGCCTCGACCGGACGGCGGAGCGCTGCGGCCCGGCCATCGCCACGTACAGCAACCCGGCGAAGACGCTCGCCGCCGAACTCGCCGACTCGCTCCCGCTGATCTGGACCGAGGGCAACGCGGCGGGCGCGGCGGGGCGCCGCTTCGCCACGGTCCTGGCGGAACTCGCCGGCCTGCCGGCCCTCGCCGCGGAACTCCCGGAGGCACTGCCCGCGCACGGAGTGCTGCTCGCCGGCGATTTCGCGGCCGGGGCCGACCCGGACGACTTCTTCCGGGACCGGGTGGAGGAGCAGCAGGCGCTGCGCGCCAGGGTGGTCCTGTTGCGCGACCGCCCGGCCGGAGGCCTGACGGCTGCTCCGGCCGCCCGCGAACTGGCGCTCAGCCACGAGACGGCGATCAGCGAACTGGAACCGGAGGAGGGCGGCGACCTGGAGACCCTGGCGGAACTGCTCGCCGTGACCGACTTCGCCGCGGTCTACCTGGCCCTGGCGACCCCAGGCCACCCGGACCACAGCCACTGA
- a CDS encoding stage II sporulation protein M produces the protein MDLDVYVTAHRAEWERLDQLLRRGGKLTGAEADELVSLYQRTATHLSIVQSTAPDPQLTARLTQLVARARATVTGTRRSSWRDAARFLTAGFPAAVYRSRHWWIPTAVLSTLLAALIGWWIGTHPEVQASIGAPTALREMTRPGGQYETYYSSHPAASFAAQVWTNNAQAAAMCLVLGAFLGIPVLGILFLNMLNLGVGIGLMSSAGRLDVFLGLVLPHGLLELTAVFVAAGTGLRLGWTLIDPGPTTRRAALAEQGRAAVGMAIGLALVLFVSGLIEGFVTPSGLPTWARITIGITAELVFLAYVYVLGGRATRAGATGDLDEADRSAALPTAA, from the coding sequence ATGGACCTCGACGTCTACGTCACCGCCCACCGCGCCGAGTGGGAACGCCTGGACCAGCTCCTGCGCAGGGGCGGCAAGCTCACCGGCGCCGAAGCCGACGAACTCGTCTCCCTCTACCAGCGCACGGCCACCCATCTCTCCATCGTCCAGTCCACCGCCCCGGACCCCCAGCTCACGGCCCGCCTGACCCAGCTCGTCGCCCGAGCCCGTGCCACCGTCACCGGCACCCGCCGCTCCTCCTGGCGCGACGCGGCCCGCTTCCTCACGGCCGGCTTCCCCGCAGCCGTCTACCGCTCCCGCCACTGGTGGATCCCCACCGCCGTCCTCTCCACCCTGCTCGCCGCCCTCATCGGCTGGTGGATCGGTACGCACCCGGAGGTCCAGGCCTCGATCGGCGCCCCCACCGCACTCCGCGAGATGACCCGCCCCGGCGGCCAGTACGAGACGTACTACTCAAGCCACCCGGCAGCGTCCTTCGCCGCCCAGGTCTGGACGAACAACGCCCAGGCCGCCGCGATGTGCCTGGTCCTGGGCGCCTTCCTGGGCATCCCGGTCCTGGGGATCCTCTTCCTCAACATGCTGAACCTCGGTGTCGGCATCGGCCTCATGTCCTCCGCCGGCCGTCTGGACGTCTTCCTGGGCCTGGTCCTGCCCCATGGCCTGCTCGAACTGACGGCGGTCTTCGTCGCCGCGGGCACGGGCCTCCGTCTCGGCTGGACCCTCATCGACCCGGGCCCCACCACTCGCCGAGCCGCCCTGGCGGAGCAAGGACGCGCCGCCGTCGGCATGGCGATCGGCTTGGCCCTCGTCCTCTTCGTGTCGGGCCTCATCGAAGGCTTCGTCACCCCCTCGGGCCTGCCGACCTGGGCCCGCATCACCATCGGCATCACAGCTGAGCTGGTCTTTCTCGCCTACGTGTATGTCCTCGGCGGCCGCGCCACCCGCGCCGGCGCCACGGGCGACCTCGACGAAGCCGACCGCAGCGCCGCCCTCCCCACCGCCGCCTGA
- a CDS encoding metallopeptidase family protein yields the protein MDSPVPPNISQPSTEPPAEPRVRRRDRHGRGMRGPVAPPQVPLSTSRGDTFRDLVLDSVERLERHWPQLADIEFLVMEVPPPVPGETVPLGGSVPAEKGEPARVVVYRRPVEIRSKTRDERALLVHEVVVEQVAELLGLSPESVDPRYGQD from the coding sequence ATGGACAGTCCTGTGCCGCCGAACATCTCGCAGCCCTCCACGGAGCCCCCGGCGGAGCCTCGGGTCCGCCGCCGCGACCGTCACGGCCGCGGGATGCGCGGGCCGGTCGCCCCGCCGCAGGTGCCGCTCTCCACGAGCCGGGGCGACACCTTCCGCGATCTGGTCCTCGACTCGGTGGAGCGCCTGGAGCGGCACTGGCCGCAGCTGGCCGACATCGAGTTCCTGGTCATGGAGGTGCCGCCGCCCGTGCCGGGCGAGACGGTGCCGCTCGGTGGTTCCGTGCCCGCGGAGAAGGGCGAGCCCGCCCGGGTCGTCGTCTACCGGCGGCCGGTCGAGATCCGTTCCAAGACCCGCGACGAGCGCGCGCTCCTCGTCCACGAGGTGGTCGTGGAGCAGGTCGCGGAGCTCCTCGGGCTCTCCCCCGAGTCGGTCGATCCCCGGTACGGGCAGGACTGA
- a CDS encoding RDD family protein: MSGVVTGDAVVLGLQPARLPSRALAVLIDLVVVWAVYLAIALGLAVATASLDEAAATAVSIACFLLVLVGAPIAVETLSHGRSLGKLACGLRVVRDDGGPIRFRHALVRGAMGVVEILMTFGVIACIASLVSERGRRLGDVFAGTLVVRERVPAARGLAVPPPPPWLVGRFAALDLSAVPERLWLEIRQYLTRARELDPFVGRRLAERLADELVARTGTPPPPGVPADAYLAGVVAERQARDARRAFSSVESAAGAGAEVSAGGVAPVVPHVVPTVVPAVVAEESRGRGTGFAPPG; the protein is encoded by the coding sequence GTGAGTGGGGTTGTGACGGGGGACGCCGTCGTACTGGGGTTGCAGCCTGCGCGGCTGCCGAGCCGGGCGCTGGCGGTGCTCATCGACCTCGTCGTGGTGTGGGCCGTCTATCTGGCCATCGCCCTCGGGCTCGCGGTGGCGACCGCGTCCCTGGACGAGGCCGCGGCGACGGCTGTCTCGATCGCCTGTTTCCTGCTCGTGCTGGTGGGGGCGCCGATCGCGGTGGAGACGCTGTCGCACGGGCGGTCGCTGGGGAAGCTCGCCTGCGGGCTGCGGGTGGTGCGGGACGACGGGGGGCCGATCCGGTTCCGGCACGCGCTGGTGCGGGGGGCCATGGGGGTCGTGGAGATCCTGATGACCTTCGGGGTGATCGCCTGTATCGCGTCGCTCGTCTCCGAGCGGGGGCGGCGGCTCGGTGACGTGTTCGCGGGGACCCTGGTCGTGCGGGAGCGCGTGCCCGCGGCGCGGGGCCTCGCGGTGCCTCCGCCGCCGCCGTGGCTGGTGGGGCGGTTCGCCGCGCTCGATCTGTCGGCCGTGCCGGAGCGGCTGTGGCTGGAGATACGTCAGTACTTGACGCGGGCGCGTGAGCTGGACCCGTTCGTGGGTCGGCGGCTCGCGGAGCGGCTGGCCGACGAGCTGGTGGCGCGGACCGGGACGCCTCCGCCGCCGGGAGTGCCTGCCGACGCGTATCTGGCGGGGGTGGTCGCGGAGCGGCAGGCTCGGGATGCGCGGCGGGCCTTCTCGTCGGTGGAGTCGGCGGCGGGGGCCGGGGCCGAGGTGTCGGCCGGAGGTGTCGCTCCGGTTGTGCCGCATGTCGTGCCGACTGTGGTGCCGGCTGTGGTCGCGGAGGAGAGCCGGGGACGGGGGACCGGGTTCGCTCCGCCCGGCTGA
- a CDS encoding DUF3499 domain-containing protein — translation MRESRRGPVKSAVPSNVVSPVRRCSRTACGRPAVATLTYVYADSTAVLGPLATYAEPHCYDLCAQHSERLTAPRGWEVVRLTDGSAPARPSGDDLEALANAVREAARPQERAAGGKGGGGRGGDPMEVGRRGHLRVLRSPDN, via the coding sequence CTGAGGGAGAGTCGTCGCGGCCCGGTCAAGAGTGCGGTACCGTCCAACGTCGTGAGCCCTGTACGTCGCTGTTCGCGCACCGCGTGCGGCCGCCCTGCCGTCGCGACACTGACGTACGTCTATGCCGACTCGACTGCGGTCCTCGGCCCGCTCGCCACTTATGCCGAGCCCCACTGTTACGACCTGTGCGCCCAGCACAGTGAACGCCTCACCGCGCCGCGCGGCTGGGAGGTCGTGCGGCTCACCGACGGTTCCGCACCGGCCCGCCCCAGCGGCGACGACCTCGAAGCGCTGGCCAACGCGGTACGGGAGGCGGCCCGCCCCCAGGAACGCGCTGCCGGCGGCAAGGGCGGCGGAGGCCGCGGCGGCGACCCCATGGAGGTCGGGCGCCGCGGGCACCTCAGGGTGCTCCGTTCCCCCGACAACTGA
- a CDS encoding cation diffusion facilitator family transporter has product MSASGGTKAIVAALAANLAIAVAKFVAFLFSGSSSMLAESVHSLADSGNQGLLLLGGKKAQREATPQHPFGYGRERYIYAFLVSIVLFSVGGMFAIYEGYEKIKDPHPIEAWYWPVGVLVFAIIAESFSFRTAIKESNEVRGGLSWKEFVRRSKAPELPVVLLEDLGALVGLVLALAGVGLALGTGDGVWDGIGTLCIGILLIVIAIVLAAETKSLLLGESAGVDEVRKIEAAVVDGDTVTRLIHMRTLHLGPEELLVAAKVAVRHDDTATEVANAINAAEERIRAAVPIARVIYLEPDVYSETAAATGENPAKTPGGSAH; this is encoded by the coding sequence ATGAGCGCGTCAGGCGGAACCAAGGCGATCGTGGCGGCACTCGCCGCCAACCTCGCGATCGCCGTAGCCAAGTTCGTGGCGTTCCTCTTCAGTGGGTCGTCCTCGATGCTCGCGGAGAGCGTCCACTCGCTCGCCGACTCCGGCAACCAGGGGCTGCTGCTCCTCGGCGGCAAGAAGGCCCAGCGCGAGGCGACCCCGCAGCACCCCTTCGGCTACGGCCGCGAGCGCTACATCTACGCCTTCCTCGTCTCCATCGTGCTCTTCTCCGTCGGTGGCATGTTCGCCATCTACGAGGGCTACGAGAAGATCAAGGACCCGCACCCCATCGAGGCCTGGTACTGGCCGGTCGGCGTCCTCGTCTTCGCGATCATCGCCGAGTCCTTCTCCTTCCGTACCGCCATCAAGGAGTCGAACGAGGTCCGCGGCGGTCTCTCCTGGAAGGAGTTCGTCCGCCGGTCGAAGGCCCCCGAGCTCCCCGTCGTCCTCCTGGAGGACCTCGGCGCGCTCGTCGGTCTGGTGCTGGCCCTCGCCGGCGTCGGCCTCGCCCTCGGCACCGGCGACGGCGTCTGGGACGGCATCGGCACCCTCTGCATCGGCATCCTGCTCATCGTGATCGCGATCGTGCTCGCCGCCGAGACCAAGTCGCTCCTCCTCGGCGAGTCCGCCGGCGTGGACGAGGTCAGGAAGATCGAGGCGGCCGTCGTCGACGGAGACACCGTCACGCGCCTCATCCACATGCGTACGCTGCACCTCGGCCCCGAGGAGCTGCTCGTCGCCGCCAAGGTCGCCGTCCGGCACGACGACACGGCGACCGAGGTGGCGAACGCCATCAACGCCGCCGAGGAGCGCATCCGCGCCGCCGTCCCGATCGCCCGGGTGATCTACCTGGAGCCGGACGTCTACAGCGAGACCGCAGCGGCGACCGGCGAGAACCCGGCCAAGACGCCGGGCGGTTCGGCTCACTGA
- the ahcY gene encoding adenosylhomocysteinase, whose translation MTTAAHQDFKVADLSLAVFGRKEITLAEHEMPGLMSIRREYAEQQPLAGARVTGSLHMTVQTAVLIETLVALGAEVRWASCNIFSTQDHAAAAIAVGPTGTPENPQGVPVFAWKGETLEEYWWCTEQALTWPNTPTGGPNMILDDGGDATLLVHKGVEFEKAGSAPDPATADSEEYGYILRLLNRTLTENPQKWTQLASEIRGVTEETTTGVHRLYEMHQAGALLFPAINVNDAVTKSKFDNKYGCRHSLIDGINRATDVLIGGKTAVVCGYGDVGKGSAESLRGQGARVIITEIDPICALQAAMDGYQVATLEDVVETADIFITTTGNKDIIMAADMAKMKHQAIVGNIGHFDNEIDMAGLAKTPGVVKDEVKPQVHTWTYPDGKVLIVLSEGRLLNLGNATGHPSFVMSNSFADQTLAQIELFTKPEEYPTDVYTLPKHLDEKVARLHLDALGVKLTTLRPEQAAYIGVPVEGPFKPDHYRY comes from the coding sequence ATGACGACTGCCGCCCATCAGGACTTCAAGGTCGCCGACCTCTCCCTGGCCGTCTTCGGCCGCAAGGAGATCACCCTCGCCGAGCACGAGATGCCCGGCCTGATGTCGATCCGCCGCGAGTACGCCGAGCAGCAGCCCCTGGCCGGCGCCCGCGTCACCGGCTCCCTGCACATGACCGTGCAGACCGCCGTCCTCATCGAGACGCTGGTCGCGCTCGGTGCCGAGGTCCGCTGGGCCTCCTGCAACATCTTCTCCACCCAGGACCACGCCGCCGCGGCCATCGCCGTCGGCCCGACCGGCACCCCGGAGAACCCCCAGGGCGTCCCGGTCTTCGCCTGGAAGGGCGAGACCCTGGAGGAGTACTGGTGGTGCACGGAGCAGGCCCTCACCTGGCCGAACACGCCCACCGGCGGCCCGAACATGATCCTGGACGACGGCGGTGACGCCACCCTCCTCGTCCACAAGGGCGTCGAGTTCGAGAAGGCCGGCTCCGCCCCGGACCCTGCCACCGCGGACAGCGAGGAGTACGGCTACATCCTCCGTCTCCTCAACCGCACCCTCACCGAGAACCCGCAGAAGTGGACCCAGCTGGCGTCCGAGATCCGCGGCGTGACCGAGGAGACCACGACGGGCGTCCACCGCCTGTACGAGATGCACCAGGCCGGCGCGCTCCTCTTCCCCGCGATCAACGTGAACGACGCGGTGACGAAGTCGAAGTTCGACAACAAGTACGGCTGCCGCCACTCCCTCATCGACGGCATCAACCGCGCCACCGACGTCCTCATCGGCGGCAAGACCGCCGTCGTCTGCGGCTACGGCGACGTCGGCAAGGGCTCGGCGGAGTCGCTGCGCGGCCAGGGCGCCCGCGTGATCATCACCGAGATCGACCCGATCTGCGCGCTCCAGGCGGCCATGGACGGCTACCAGGTGGCCACCCTTGAGGACGTCGTCGAGACCGCCGACATCTTCATCACCACGACCGGCAACAAGGACATCATCATGGCCGCCGACATGGCCAAGATGAAGCACCAGGCGATCGTCGGCAACATCGGCCACTTCGACAACGAGATCGACATGGCCGGCCTCGCCAAGACCCCGGGTGTCGTCAAGGACGAGGTCAAGCCGCAGGTCCACACCTGGACCTACCCCGATGGCAAGGTCCTGATCGTCCTCTCCGAGGGCCGCCTGCTGAACCTCGGCAACGCGACCGGCCACCCCTCCTTCGTCATGTCGAACTCCTTCGCGGACCAGACCCTGGCCCAGATCGAGCTCTTCACGAAGCCGGAGGAGTACCCGACCGACGTCTACACGCTGCCGAAGCACCTGGACGAGAAGGTCGCCCGTCTCCACCTCGACGCCCTCGGCGTCAAGCTGACGACCCTCCGCCCCGAGCAGGCCGCCTACATCGGCGTCCCGGTCGAGGGCCCGTTCAAGCCGGACCACTACCGCTACTGA